The Flavobacterium sp. 102 genomic interval GGCGCTGAATTTCTGGACTTAACCCCAAAAGTTGGACGGTTAAAAATTAATTAAGATTTTTTGAATGAGCTCGGTATTGTATCGGGCTCATTCCATTTAAGTTAAGCCTTATTCTATCGTTGTTATAGTATTTTATATACTCTATAATATCTTTATTTAATTCTGCTATAGAATCATACTTTTTAAGATAAAACAGTTCAGATTTTAGCGTTCCAAAGAAGTTCTCTATAATTGCATTATCTAGGCAGTTTCCTTTTCTGGACATACTAGCACTTATGTTTTTTCGTTTAAGCATAAATTGATATGCTTTCATTTGGTATTGCCAACCTTGATCTGAGTGCAATATCAATGTTTTATCACTTTTATTACGCTTACATTTTTTTAGCATATCTATAACCTGTTTGATATTTGGGCTCTCCGAAGTTGTATAACTAATAATCTCTCCATTAAACAAATCAATAACCGGCGATAGATAAAGTTTCTTTTCTTTAACCCGGAACTCGGTTATGTCAGTAGCCCACTTTTCATTAGGCTGTGCTGCTTTGAAGTTTCTCTGAAGTAAGTTTGGCGCTATTTTACCTAGTTCCCCTTTATAAGAGACATACTTTTTGCCTCTAATCAGGCTCTTTAGGCCTTGCTCCTTCATAAGTTTGTAAACCGTTTTGTGATTGATTACATATCCTCTTTTCTTAACTTCTAACAATATTCTTCTATATCCGAAGCGACCTTTGTGCTGATGATATATAAGTTTAATTTCCTCTTTAGCAGATTTATACTTATCTTCTTTACCTAGCTCTTTTCGATGGTAATAGAAAGTACTTCTGGCCATCCCAGCATGTTTGAGTAGCGTGGCTAATCCATGCTGTTGCCTTAGTTCTTGGATGATTTGCGTTTTTCTTCTTTCTCTTTTTCTGATTGAACTAAGGCATGAAGCTTTTTTAGATAGGCATTCTCTGCCTTTAAATCGGCTAACTCTTCCAGTAGTTCTTCCTCTCGGGTTAAGGCTTTTTTAGATTTTTTAGGCATAGCTTTATGTTTTCCTCTTCTTTCTAATGCTAAACCTGCTGAACCCTCACTATCATAAATCGCTATCCATTTCATCAAAGAACCAATACTAGGAATTTTAAAAAGGATACAGGTTTCAGATAAAGATAAGTATTTATTTCTCATCTCATTAATAGCCTTTAGTTTAAACTCAGCAGAATAGCTGTTTTTTATTGGTTTAAGTCCTTCAATACCATACTTGTGGTAAAAAGAAACCCAACGCCTAACCATACCATGTTGCAAGGAAAACTCAATCGCTATTGACTTACAACCAGATTTTCCATTAATAACTTTCTCAACGATTGACTTCTTGAAGTCAATGTCATACTTGATTTTTCTACTCATAAAAATGCCCCCAATAAGTGTCTAACTTTTTGGGGGCAGTCTATTTCAGCACCTTTTTTGTTTAACAGAATGTTTAGTTTACAGTTCGAAACCATAAGCCAAACGAACACCTAATTGACCAATACCTTTACCAACAGTTCCGTTGTCATTCATTTTTGGGAAATCTGTGTAATGTTCGTAACGCAAACTAATATCCACATATTTTGTAGCATATCCGATACTTGGAGCCACTAAGAATGAAGTTTTGTCATAATCATTGGTCACAGCAATAGCTGCTCCAACTTCACCCATGATGTAGAATTGGTCATTCCAAATAAACGCTTTAAAACCTGCTTTTACCGGGATAAATCCTAAATCGTTGTCGTCTCCGCTAACAAAAAGGTTAGAAAAACCGGTTGTAAGCGTTAAAGAGTTTCTTTTTGATAAATCATATTGTAATCTGGCATCTACTCCAAGCGCCAATTCATAAGGGTCTTGAAAAACATAGCCACCGCTGATTCCGATACCTAATTTAAATTTTTGATCATAGTTTTCTGTAGGCGTAGTTTCTTGGGCGATAGTTTTAGTAGCTGAACCTAAAGTTATTGCTAAAACCAAAAGCATTTTAATCGTAGTTGAAATTTTCATAAATAGTATAATTTTTATTTTTTGTCTTGTTTTAAAACCATAGTCGGTATTAATTTGACGGTGCAAAAGTATTGGGATTACCAACCGACTTTGTTACACATTTATTATTGTTTGTTATATAATTCTTTATGCTCATACAGGATTATCTGTATTAATTAAAAGTTTGTTGCTTTATTTCAGTTAACCTAAGTACTTTTGCAGTCAAATTTTTGCAAAGTGAATTTAGCACAATACACCAAAGAGTTCCGATACAATCTCCAACTGGCTTATCCCGTAATTTTGGGTATGATTGGTCATACCTTAGTGGGTATCGTTGATAATATTATGGTTGGGAAAATTGGCCCGACCGAATTGGCAGCTGTTTCTCTAGGGAACAGTTTTGTTTTTATTGCGATGTCACTTGGCATTGGTTTTTCAACCGCCATTACGCCATTGGTTGCCGAAGCGCATGGAAAAGCAAATCGAGAAGAAGGCCGATTGGCTTTTCACCATGGTTTGTATTTGTGTACAATTTTAGGATTGTTTCTTTTTGGCGTTATCTTTTTTTCGAAACCGCTGTTGTCTTATATGGGACAACCTGAAGCCGTGGTTCAATTGGCGAAACCTTATTTGGATATCGTTGGGTTTTCATTGGTTCCGTTGATTATCTTTCAGGCTTATAAGCAGTTTGCCGACGGAATGAGTCAAACCAAGTATTCGATGTGGGCAACCATCATAGGTAACGTGGTTAATATAATTATCAATTATTTATTGATCTACGGTATTTGGTTTTTTCCAAAGTTAGGAATCATTGGTGCGGCTATTGGTACGATTGCTTCCCGAATTATCATGTTGCTTTTTATGCACTATATCATGAAAAGCAAAGCCAAGTTTCACTATTATTTTGAGGGTTTTACATTGAAGGAAATCAAAAGAGAAATCAATATTAAAATCATCAGAATAGGATTTCCTTCTTCGATGCAGATGTTTTTTGAAGTCGCTTTGTTCACCGGAGCCATTTGGTTGTGCGGAATGATTGGAACAACCAGTCAAGCTGCGAATCAAATCGCGTTGAGTTTGGCTTCATTAACCTTTATGTTTGCTATGGGATTGAGTGTTACCGGAATGATTAGAGTCGGAAACCAAAAAGGCAAACAAGATTACGTGATGTTGCGTAGCGTCGGATTGTCGATTTTTCTTTTGACCGTTTTGTTGGAAATTGTTTTTGCCTTACTTTTTATATTGTTGCACAACGTTTTGCCCTATATTTTTGTCAATATGGATGAGGCAACCACTTTGTTAGAAAATCAAGAAGTAATTACAATTTCAGCGCAATTGCTTATAGTAGCGGCATTTTTCCAAATATCAGACGGAATCCAAGTCGTAGTTCTTGGCGCGTTACGCGGTTTGCAAGACGTAAAGATTCCGATGTATATTACTTTTGTAGCTTACTGGATTATTGGTTTTCCGGTTTCAATCTATTTAGGATTGTATACAGATATGAAAGCCGTAGGGGTTTGGTTAGGATTATTAGCCGGATTAACAGCCGCCGCCATATTTTTGTATATTCGCTTTAATTTTTTAACCAAGAAGTTATTGAAACAAAACTAGCTCCGCTCAGTTCGCCTAAGGCTCGTGTCATAACTCATAATTTATAACTCAAAAAATGGAATTACCAAAATTCGTACTCGCAGATAACTCCAATTACCCGGATGATATTTTTGTCATTCACCTTGATTTTCCACGATTTATCATCAATCTAAAAGACGATGAAGTAGAATTTATGGAAGATTTAGAAGGAGAAGATGAAACTGAGCTAGAAGCAGAAATGGAGCATTTAATTACACTCGCCGGAGAGTTTTACGACAAAGAAATGGAAGCTTACGAGGAGTAGTTGTCAGTGCTCAGTGTTCAGTGCTCAGTAAAAAACTGCGACTGTGACTGCAACTTATTTAAAATACTTCTCCAACAAATTCATAGCTGCTGCAAATGGTGACAATTCATCGTTTTGCACGGCTTTTTTGTTTTGTTCCAATAAAGCAATGATTTCAGGATGATGGTAGAAGTTGTTTTTCAACTGCTCGTTGATGGTTTCCATCATCCAATATTGGTTTTGGTCTTTGCGTTTTTCTTCAAAATAATGATTGCTTTTGACCAATTCTAAATAGTTGGAAATCGTTTGCCAAACATCATCAATACCGGTTTTTTCATAAGCACTGCATGTCGAGACTGTTGGAATCCAACCCGAACTTTTCGCCGGAAATAAATGCAAAGCACGGTTGAATTCGGTTTTCGCTAATTTGGCTTTAGCGACATTATCACCATCGGCTTTGTTGATGACTATCGCATCCGCCATTTCCATGATTCCGCGTTTGATGCCTTGTAATTCATCGCCGGCGCCGGAAATTTTCAACAGCAAAAAGAAATCGACCATACTGTGAACAGCCGTTTCGCTTTGACCTACGCCAACGGTTTCAATGACAATCGTATCAAATCCCGCCGCTTCGCAAAGGATAATCGTTTCACGCGTTTTCCGAGCCACACCGCCAAGGGTTTCACCCGAAGCACTCGGTCGAATGTAAGCATTTTTGTCTTTGACCAATTCTTCCATACGGGTTTTGTCGCCCAAAATACTGCCATGCGAAATCGTACTACTTGGATCAACTGCCAAGACAGCGACTTTTTTCCCTAAAGAGGTTAAGTGTTTACCAAAGGCTTCTATAAACGTACTTTTTCCAACACCGGGAACACCCGTAATTCCTATTCTAACGGATTGATTAGCATGCGGCAAACAAGCCTTAATGATGTCGTTGGCTTTCGCCAAATGAGTAACATTCGTACTTTCCACCAAAGTAATTGCACGACTCAACGCAGCAATATCGCCTGCCAAAATGCCGTTGACCAATGCTGTAGAACTGGGTTGAATTTTGCGACTGCGAATCACTTTATTCAAAGAAGATTGGCTGAAACTCTCAGGTTGTGAGATTCCGTCTTTCTCGTGTAACGCACTTTTTTTATGGGATTGGTCTTTCAAAGGAAAATCGTTTGTGTAAATTTAGTGAAATAATATTTGCGCAAAAATGGAAAGACACCATTTTTTAAGAAACCTTTAGTGTTCAATTTTCGGCTGTTTGTTTTTTTTGCCGTTCCTTTGCAAAATAATTTTACACTTCGAATGGATAACATTCTACTAGTTTTTCTTTGTTTGATTATGGGATTGGGCATGCAAAGAATCGCAGCTTTCCCTAAAAACGGACACTTAGCCCTAAACCAATTCGTAATCTATATCGCTTTGCCGGCTTTGGCATTGTATTATATTCCAAAAGTTCGCATTTCAACAGATTTGCTTTATCCTTTAGGCGTTGCTTGGATTGGTTTTTTATTGTCATTCGTTTTTTTCTATTTTATCGGAAAAAAAATGGGTTGGCCTAATCGATTGATAGGCTGTTTGATTATTACCGCAGGTTTAGGCAATACTTCTTTTGTTGGTTTTCCTATCATTCAAGCACTTTACGGAGACGAAGGTTTAAAAACCGCGATTATTGTTGACCAAACCGGTTCGTTTGTCGTGATGACCACACTCGGAATCATCACTGCCGGAATTTTTGCCAAAGGCGATCCTAACCGAAGTGAAATCGTCAAGAAGATATTGCTTTTTCCTCCGTTTATAGCCTTTGTTTTGGCTTGTGTAATGAACTTGCTCCAACTTGATTTTATCGACCAATTCCAAACGGTGTTTCTAAAACTCGGTGCGACAGTTACTCCGGTGGCTTTGATTGCCGTTGGTTTGCAATTAAAAATTGAAAGAGATAGTCAGCACTGGAAATTCTTAAGATTAGGATTATTATTCAAATTAATCATCACACCGGCAGTTTTCGTTTTGTTATACAAAGTTATTTTGGGCGGAGATGGATTAGTGGTTGATGTTTCCATCATGGAATCGGCGATGGCGCCAATGATTACGGGAGCGATTTTGGCTTCTAATTACGGATTAAAACCCAAATTAAGCAGTATGATGGTTGGCATCGGAATTCCGTTGTCGTTTATATCTTTGGCTTTTTGGTATTTTATTTTAACCACTTTTTAAATGGACACGATTGTAAATGTTTCGTCGAAAAATAAAGATTTAGCCCAAAAAACGGTTTACTCGATTCTTTTTTCTATCAGTTTTGCGCATTTGCTCAACGATTTAATCCAAGCGATTATTCCGTCGGTTTATCCTATTCTAAAGCAGAATTATAATTTGTCCTTTTCACAAATCGGTTTGATTACGTTCGCGTTCCAGTTGACCGCTTCTATATTTCAGCCTTTCGTGGGTTATTATACCGACAAACATCCTAAACCTTTTTCACAGATTTATGGCATGTTGTTTTCCTTGGCGGGAATCATTTCGATTTCGTTTGCCGATAATTTCTATTGGATATTACTGTCGGTAATGCTAATCGGAACCGGTTCGTCTATTTTTCATCCGGAATCAGCGCGAATTTCTAATTTGGCTTCTGGCGGAAGACGTGGTTTGGCCCAGTCTATTTTTCAAGTTGGCGGTAATTTCGGAACGGCACTTGGTCCTTTGTTAGTAGCTTTAATCGTTGTGCCCAATTCTCAAGTCTACATTCTTTGGTTTATCATTGCGGCGACAATCGGTTTGGGAATTCTAAGTAAGATTGCTTTTTGGTACCGTGACCATTTGATCAATCGCCAACCTAAAAAAGTCGTGTTTGCTGATTTTCAACGTTTGTCCAAAAGCAAAGTGAAATGGGCGATAGCAATCTTGTTAATTGTTATTTTTTCCAAATTTTTCTACTCCGCGAGTTTGTCAACCTATTATACTTTTTATGTGATAGACAAATTCAATCTTTCCATCAAAGAAGCACAGTTTCACATGTTTATTTATTTGTTCGCTTATGCGGCCGGAACTATTATGGGCGGACCTTTAGGTGATAAAATCGGACGCAAATATGTGATTTGGTTGTCAGTTTTTGGTGCGGCGCCTTTTGCTTTATTATTGCCTTATGTCAATTTGTTTTGGACCGATGTTTTAATGATTATCATCGGAATCATCATTTCTTCCGCTTTCCCGGCAATACTGGTTTATGCCCAAGAATTATTGCCTAGAAAACTCGGCATGGTCTCAGGATTGTTCTATGGTTTTGCTTTTGGAATGGGCGCTTTGGGTTCGGCTTTACTAGGCACTTTAGCCGATTATACTTCGATTCAATATGTGTATCACGTTTGTTCTTTTCTACCGCTAATTGGAATTATCTGTTATTATCTTCCCAATTTGAAAAACAAAAATGCCCAATAAATTCTCTGTGAATCTCAGTACTTCTTTGTGTATCTCTGTGAAATAAATTATATTTACTTCTCAATTTTTACACCATGTCACTTCATCCCGAAATAATTCAAAAACTAACTGCCATAGTTGGCGACACTAATATTTTTACCGACCAAGAAACCCGAAATCATTACGGTCACGACGAAACTGAAGATTATGTTTTTCCGCCAAGTGTTGTGGTAAAACCTGCAAATGCTCAAGAAATTTCAGCCATTTTAAAATTGGCCAACGATTATAAAATTCCAACAACACCTATTGGTGCCCGAACCGGTTTGAGTGGCGGTGCATTGAGCATTTATCAAGGTATCGGTTTGTCAATGGAACGC includes:
- a CDS encoding IS3 family transposase → MRKRERRKTQIIQELRQQHGLATLLKHAGMARSTFYYHRKELGKEDKYKSAKEEIKLIYHQHKGRFGYRRILLEVKKRGYVINHKTVYKLMKEQGLKSLIRGKKYVSYKGELGKIAPNLLQRNFKAAQPNEKWATDITEFRVKEKKLYLSPVIDLFNGEIISYTTSESPNIKQVIDMLKKCKRNKSDKTLILHSDQGWQYQMKAYQFMLKRKNISASMSRKGNCLDNAIIENFFGTLKSELFYLKKYDSIAELNKDIIEYIKYYNNDRIRLNLNGMSPIQYRAHSKNLN
- a CDS encoding helix-turn-helix domain-containing protein, with amino-acid sequence MSRKIKYDIDFKKSIVEKVINGKSGCKSIAIEFSLQHGMVRRWVSFYHKYGIEGLKPIKNSYSAEFKLKAINEMRNKYLSLSETCILFKIPSIGSLMKWIAIYDSEGSAGLALERRGKHKAMPKKSKKALTREEELLEELADLKAENAYLKKLHALVQSEKEKEEKRKSSKN
- a CDS encoding MATE family efflux transporter, whose protein sequence is MNLAQYTKEFRYNLQLAYPVILGMIGHTLVGIVDNIMVGKIGPTELAAVSLGNSFVFIAMSLGIGFSTAITPLVAEAHGKANREEGRLAFHHGLYLCTILGLFLFGVIFFSKPLLSYMGQPEAVVQLAKPYLDIVGFSLVPLIIFQAYKQFADGMSQTKYSMWATIIGNVVNIIINYLLIYGIWFFPKLGIIGAAIGTIASRIIMLLFMHYIMKSKAKFHYYFEGFTLKEIKREINIKIIRIGFPSSMQMFFEVALFTGAIWLCGMIGTTSQAANQIALSLASLTFMFAMGLSVTGMIRVGNQKGKQDYVMLRSVGLSIFLLTVLLEIVFALLFILLHNVLPYIFVNMDEATTLLENQEVITISAQLLIVAAFFQISDGIQVVVLGALRGLQDVKIPMYITFVAYWIIGFPVSIYLGLYTDMKAVGVWLGLLAGLTAAAIFLYIRFNFLTKKLLKQN
- the meaB gene encoding methylmalonyl Co-A mutase-associated GTPase MeaB — its product is MKDQSHKKSALHEKDGISQPESFSQSSLNKVIRSRKIQPSSTALVNGILAGDIAALSRAITLVESTNVTHLAKANDIIKACLPHANQSVRIGITGVPGVGKSTFIEAFGKHLTSLGKKVAVLAVDPSSTISHGSILGDKTRMEELVKDKNAYIRPSASGETLGGVARKTRETIILCEAAGFDTIVIETVGVGQSETAVHSMVDFFLLLKISGAGDELQGIKRGIMEMADAIVINKADGDNVAKAKLAKTEFNRALHLFPAKSSGWIPTVSTCSAYEKTGIDDVWQTISNYLELVKSNHYFEEKRKDQNQYWMMETINEQLKNNFYHHPEIIALLEQNKKAVQNDELSPFAAAMNLLEKYFK
- a CDS encoding AEC family transporter — translated: MDNILLVFLCLIMGLGMQRIAAFPKNGHLALNQFVIYIALPALALYYIPKVRISTDLLYPLGVAWIGFLLSFVFFYFIGKKMGWPNRLIGCLIITAGLGNTSFVGFPIIQALYGDEGLKTAIIVDQTGSFVVMTTLGIITAGIFAKGDPNRSEIVKKILLFPPFIAFVLACVMNLLQLDFIDQFQTVFLKLGATVTPVALIAVGLQLKIERDSQHWKFLRLGLLFKLIITPAVFVLLYKVILGGDGLVVDVSIMESAMAPMITGAILASNYGLKPKLSSMMVGIGIPLSFISLAFWYFILTTF
- a CDS encoding MFS transporter codes for the protein MDTIVNVSSKNKDLAQKTVYSILFSISFAHLLNDLIQAIIPSVYPILKQNYNLSFSQIGLITFAFQLTASIFQPFVGYYTDKHPKPFSQIYGMLFSLAGIISISFADNFYWILLSVMLIGTGSSIFHPESARISNLASGGRRGLAQSIFQVGGNFGTALGPLLVALIVVPNSQVYILWFIIAATIGLGILSKIAFWYRDHLINRQPKKVVFADFQRLSKSKVKWAIAILLIVIFSKFFYSASLSTYYTFYVIDKFNLSIKEAQFHMFIYLFAYAAGTIMGGPLGDKIGRKYVIWLSVFGAAPFALLLPYVNLFWTDVLMIIIGIIISSAFPAILVYAQELLPRKLGMVSGLFYGFAFGMGALGSALLGTLADYTSIQYVYHVCSFLPLIGIICYYLPNLKNKNAQ